GTATGGTTCCAGCATGAGGTATATCCTCAGATGGCTCCAGTGGCAGGTGTTTTGTTAGAGCAGCCAGTGTCTAGACCGGTGTTCTCAGTGCAGGATCTTGAGATACAAGACAGACTGGCCTCCTCTATGTTATCATCATTATCGCCTCATTTTAGATTGTGTCATACTAAGTATCATGTACTCTGCACAAATCGTTTACTCTGAAATGAGCATGTATTGTCTTATATGTTTTAGCTAACCGTCAGAGCCCTGCAAGAGTCACCAGAGGCTAGACAGGCACCACAGGAGTGCTGCCTGTGTGTTTCTCTAATGCCTCTTTGTCTGAACATTGACCAAGTACAGAACACTATACACATGCTGCTGTGTACAAAAACCTCAAATTAGACAGCGTAAGGATGGGTGATATGAATTGAATTTTCATGGTATGAGTACTTATATTTCtcaaaaaatgtatatgtcaTCGTTTAGTTATTTTTGTTAGAAATCAGTAGATCCAGTGGGGGTACAAAAGTCTCAGAGCACTAGTCAAAATGCTTCCATTTagtatttttcttatttaatacaattattttaatttcaaattcTAATATCAATTGAAATTTTGTCAAATTTGCAAATAAACACAGGTTTCTGAATTTGTTTAGTATTTGATATGTTACCATTTTGCTTTAATAACAACATGTACTACTGTGGtatttgattaaatgtttttcaatCCCTCAGATCACTCTTTCGCTTTGTGCAGGATGCTTTGTTCTTTCTTAAGAACTTCTTCAGCAGTCTGGCAGCAGAGGTTGAGCTGTTTTCCCCACCAGAGCAGGAAGGTAACAATCAGTAAACAGTCATGTATTCTGGGGGAAATACTTTCAGAATGAATCGTGCATGCTAATAACATCATTTATTTGatggggaatatatatatatatatatataatgcttcaGTCAGCATTGCGTGTGCGAGTGGCGCCCTCTAGTGTGTGGGTTAGGCACACACTGAGCTGCTCAAGCTGCTCGATTGTTTAACATATTACAATTCAAATCGTAAAGCTTGTCAAAAAGATCCTCTCACAAATGTTGGATAGAGATGCAGCAAGCTTGAaacattttattagtttttctagtctttaactgtccagtttcagctttctgttcttggctgacagaagtggaatcaACATGGTCTTCTACTTTTGtagccatccgcctcaaggtttgacgtgttgtgctattctgctcactacaattgtgagttatctgagttaccgaagcATTGGTGTCAGCTCAAACTAGTCTGACTATTCTCCTTTGAACTCtcatatcaacaaggcatttcagtctgcagaactgccactcactggatgttttttgtttttggctccattcggagtaaattctgaatcccaggagatcagcagttacagaaatactaaaaccagcccatctggcaccaacaatcatgccatgctccaaatcgctgagatcacattgttccctattctgatggttgatgtgagcattaactgatgcgcctgacccatatctgtatgattttatgaatttcactgctgtcacacgattggctgattagataatcagaaTAAGTAGGTATTAATAagtacttaataaagtggtcactggGTGTATGTTTGGGTGGTTTTGGAGTTGCTGTGTGGCACAGTAATTACACAGTCAGTACATTTtcctgcttttttgtcctttgccGATCACATGCCTGCTAAAGGAATTAAAAGCACAATGGTAATTGCACCTCATTATAGAAGGCATGTTTGTGTGGAATAAcaactaaataatttaaatgcaacACTGTTTCAGTGCATTTCATGGCTGATTAAACTTGATTGCAGGTTGTTAGTGAATAAGAATAAGCACTGAATTACTGTTcacaaaagtggcacaactgtttagtgaatttgcccctCAATGAATTGATTTACGTTGTAGTGTTCTGTGTGTCGATGAAGAAGCCTACTGGCCCTGAGTTTTCCTGCAATTTTTCCAAGTACAACGGTGGAGTGAGTCAGGCATCGCCACCCATCATCTCTGTGCCAATACAAGCCTGTAGTATCATCAGCACCTGCGGCCAAGACCGCACAACTGACACAGACACTGCCTCCACATCCTTCACAGACCAGCCCATATTCTTCAGGAGTGTGAGTAGAAGTAGTAAAGAGTTCTCGTAAAACCAACATTTCAAAAGTCAATACCAATGGCAGTGAAAGTTCACAATTCTTTTTGCCAATTTTGGTACCACAGCAAAAATGAATATGCTGTtgaagacagcaaaaattaacttaaaaattaatataaatattaactaaataaaacaatGGCATGTAAGCCCTTAAAATTATTCTCAATCAGTGCTGCaaataacgattattttgataatcgattaatcttctACTGAATTCATCTATACTCTCAAATAACTTTGAACAAACCCTGAAACCCATCATTTGAAGTTTAGTTTGTAAacttcaaatgtatttcatgtatttattattattattattattattactttctgtacatatgcaaaacagttcctttcatgaattgtaaaatgtaacaaaaagtgCTCCTCATTAAAGAGTCAAATGAGCCATCTGGGATgcagtggggaaaaaaaacaaatcagcccagcagagggaaaagaatagaaatatgaatAATTCTGCCAAGCTGAGAAATtcataattatgttagatacatatgcttgtaCAGTTACTGATTACATGCATTTCTACTGTATAATTTATTGTTTATAACTGTTATTTATTTCTACGTATACTTTTATCAACATATGACTGATATATATCACACAAGTTTAAACtgaattacattttatgtttgttttatactCTGTATACAAGACTCTGAatctgttttgtgtgttttatgcaggcggctgctgctgctgctgaaacTGCTTATGACATGGTGTCTCCAGTGCCAGGTGAGGAAGAATGCAAGAAGATCAAACTGAACTCACATTACTGCATGGCACATCAGCCAGTGGACCTCAGAAAAGGGGTGGCCAAGGCATACAGTGTGTAGTGAAAGAGGTATGAGCCCCCTTTTTCCTTATCTGCCTTGTGATATACTTTCAAGTAACAATGTTGTTTTATTTCCTCTTTGCAGCTGCTGTGTTAGAAACAAGCCC
The Xyrauchen texanus isolate HMW12.3.18 chromosome 22, RBS_HiC_50CHRs, whole genome shotgun sequence DNA segment above includes these coding regions:
- the LOC127662206 gene encoding autophagy-related protein 2 homolog B-like gives rise to the protein MKKPTGPEFSCNFSKYNGGVSQASPPIISVPIQACSIISTCGQDRTTDTDTASTSFTDQPIFFRSAAAAAAETAYDMVSPVPGEEECKKIKLNSHYCMAHQPVDLRKGVAKAYSV